The genomic region GTGATGGATGACTGGGATTTCACTgtaaatacagacacacacacacacaggaggaggaaTAGAAAGGAGAACTGAGGAAGTGTGGAAGTTTGTGTGGGTGTGATACAAATGTATAGATACAATTGACTAAGTCAGATTTAAGATTCTGCTTGATAAACAGTCTTCATTGAGATATAAGAAGTGTgtgctcttgtgtgtgtgtgtggttccaaTAATGTGCGGTATCATGTTTATTGGCAAACAATGTGTTGTGATATTGCACAATAACCGTTTTGAGAGAAACCACATACCTCCTTTTTAAAGTCTGGTTCTTCTTGTTTACTGTACTCCTCTGTACCATGGGGAGATTTTGTTGTTGCCATTTCAATGTTTTTTCTTATATTGTTAAAGACCAATGCAACTTCCCTAAAACATTATTGAAATTAACCTTGAACCTGCTCAACtgggctttaaaaaaatattctaGCCCATTTGGAGCCACTCCAAGCTATTGTGGGACAAAACGTCCTCCTGCAATGCCCCTGCAAGAAGAGAAACGAGAGAAGGGACATGAAATGGCAGTTAGAAGACCATACCACCATCCTTCACCACAGTGGAAGTCGTAACACCACAAACATCGGGGAGGGATATCAAAACAGGGTCAGTCTCTTTCAGAATGAAGATAAGGAAAACTGTTCCCTGCTCCTCTCAGGCATCACTGTCGCAGACAATGGGATGTACAAATGCTTCTTTCAAACCGAGACTTTGGTCTACATTCACATCACTCTGCATGTGATTGGTAAGACATTTGTTTtgcttgttttgttgttgttgttgttgttgttgttcattGTCATTCTGCTATTAGTTGATTTATTTGTCTTCTCCCGCCCCCTTTTCTACTTCATAAATGACTCCATTTCAGGCATGCTGCAGTTGATtaatctcctctctgctctccagcCAGCTACAGTGTCTGTATGTACCAGATACTAGACCAGGCTTCGAATGGTtctggatggggagagaggttcGGGGTGTACCAGTGTAAAGCCAACGGGGGATACCCAAAGGGCCAGATTCACTGGAAGATGGGTGGACATCCTCTGGTGAACACCTCCAGGAGGGATGAGACCCACCTGGATAACTCTACAGGACTATACAGTCTGAGCAGCATCCTGACCATGGATCGGAGTCAGGGTGAAAAACTGCAGTGTATGgtggagaacacagaccaggctTCTAAACTCAACTCCACCTGCAAGGAAAAGCCTGGTGAGTACACGAGACTAGTGACACCAGTAGCCATAACACAGCAGCAGTAAATCACGGTACTGTAGTCAGGGTCAGGAGTTTCAGCCCCATAGTGATTTCATTGAAGAAAAGAGTCTCAGCTTGTACCCAAAAATCCCAAAACATCTGCGTAGGAATGCATGAGAATGAAAAGCTAGGAGTGGGTGCATGCGTATGTGTGTGAAAGTGCATGAGGGTGGGGGAATCTAGGGGCAAGCACAGGCATAAACACAGAAAAGGAAAAAAAACTCTAAGCTAGAGTGAAACTACAGAGAAACAACAGCGTTATCTTTGGGACTAAACTATTAGCATTACCAATGATGTAGTGTTTCCTCTGACTGAACACAAATGTTTGGGTAAAAATGAAGAAGCTGGAATACACAGTGATGTGTTGAAGAGTAGTAGACAAAGAAAGTTACACTGCTGTGACCAATAGGGAGGAAGTTAGAGTTTAATTTGGAAAGTCTTCTCACCACTTAGTCAAGTTACACTAAGAGGTCTGCCTTTTCAAATTCCTCAGCTTTTTGGCTTCTCCGTCTCTCATCTAAAACACGTTTTTAGAGCATTTCATAGTTTGTATGacctatttctatgttttctgtttcctctctgctTTCCAGTATACATTAGAGAGAGTCTATTGGAGAGTCCTGAtaaagtagcagtagcagcaggtgTGTCTGTCAGCGTGGTTGTGACGCTTGTCGCGGGAGTCCTGCTGGTGATCTTCTTACTGACTAGATGTCACCGGCGTGAAACGTTAACGGTGAGCCCTTGTCCTTATTATACCACTGTGATATCAGTCCGAGTGTTAATGCTGCTTGGATCTAGAAAAAATGACAGCATCTGGGCCCAAATCAGAGCGCAAACTGCAAAGGTGTTAGAATTACAAATAAAAAGACTAATAAGACTAACAAACCTCATACCGAACTTGCGCCTTCAATCTGATATTGATGCACCTAAATAGTGATTGAATAGAGCAGTTTCAGTCCTTGTGTGTGATTGATTCATGTTTTGTTTTCCCTGGAAGaagcagagagacacaggggaAAGAAGTGTGACCCAGCAGTTGAACATGTATGAACACTGAGTGTGTGGAGCATCTTCTCCCTCTGATACAACAATCTCTCCTCAAATGACGGACGACAAAATGGAGGGATGGTGACTTGCAACAAGACAAACTTAAAATAATGCCTGTGTTCAAAGTAGCAATGTGGAGCAGCATTGAGCAATGTATTGTAATGTCATGTCTGAACCATATTCTGTGGCCATTATGCAACGAGGCAGGAAGTGAAAGAAGTGGAGAACAGCAGGATGGGAGAAATGACTGGTCAATGGACTGAACATGAGCCGAACTCAGTAAATGAAGTCCAGAGAAATCACAAGAAATAAAGTAGACCTAAGACAGCCTGTATATTATAGAGTTGACTAACTACAGGTGCATTCACATTTCTAAGAAGAGAAGCAGATGATACAGgactactatagataacagccaTCATGGAAACTCTTGTTACATACATCTACCGCATGTTCCTGGTGTTACCCATTTGAATCATGTTGATAATTCATGTTGATAATTCGCTTTCATGTACAGCAGTCATTTCACCATTTAAATATGAATTTAATTATCTGAATAATGTGAAGAATTTGACATGATCAATGTTTTCATTGCTGCTTATTATTATGACGTAGCTTGCTGTGAAACAAGCATGTCATGGAATGACAAAAGATGAGTAACACTTGGGTCCAGGGTCCGTTTTGTTGTATTATTAACCATATTGGTTAAGCTTACAACACAGGAAGAGATGATTGGAAATCAGGGAAATAAAATGACTTTTTATAGGTCTTGTCCCAAGGGACTAATACAAGTTTCACATCTGTGTTCATATTTATTTTGTGAGAGAGAAAAACTACAGACATTATACAAATACATTATCCGCCCACCTCTCCCCTTTCCACCCACATGACCTGCTTATTTGAGTACAAATATCAAAGTAGTGATTTGAAACTGTTAATTGTTGGAGTCCACATGTTGATACTTGGTTGCCTGGGTGTTTAAGGTACAGTGAAGTTAGTCACCATTAAGCAGTAAGAGATTGGCAAGACAACGGACTGGTTTAGATCAAATGCTTGATAATGATGAAGACAGATTGCCAAAAGGAGAACAATCTGTTTGAAGACTTTTATACCACTTATATTTTATGCTGTAAGTGACAATACtggctgtttttctgtgtgtgAAAGTATTGTTCAGTTGTTTTTATGTGTTTGTACTGTTGGAAAGTAGCTGAaattctctgtcctcttccctcttGGTGTTTCTTTTTCAAATAAACTATGTACTGTGAATATGAAATGAGATAAACCATATATTAAATGCCATAATAAACCCTATATTAGATGCCATAATAAACGCTATATTAAATGCCATAATAAACGCTATTTTAAATGCCATAATAAACCCTATATTAAAGCACAGCATTGATTGTCAATGCTACGCAGATGATACACAGCCTCACATTTCTGTGTCACCAGAGGATTCTAGCTCCACGGATACATTATTAGACTGTTTTAGTGAGTTAAATaacttcctccagctaaatcaagacaaAAACCTAGGTActtattgttggagccaaagcacagCGAGAGAATCTAGCAGCATATTTTAATTCACAGGCAATCTAAAGAtaaaacaccaggtaaaaaaACCTAAGTGTTATTTTTACATTCTGAAGTCAATTTTGAATCACACAATAGGAATGCGACCAAAGTTTATTTTTACCAGGAACATTTTGAGGTGTGGATGTTTCTttctcaggctgatacagagagactcatccatgcttttattacatTCAGGTTTGACTACTGTattgctctcctgtctggtctacccaagaaagccattggtctACTGCagaacatacagaatgctgcagcacgggtactgaccacGATCAGACGGAGAGCACACATTTCAtaggttttaaggtctctgtactggctgcctgtgagttcTGTAATGCACATTGCATTGCAgtccatgtctgaaatgttctGTATAAAAAAGCTTGATTTGATTAAATGTCAAAATAAACACAATATTAAATCCTATATTCTAATCGTCCCTCTGTTTGAGATGTTCTCTGCCACATTGACTTTAAGGATTTGCTCTTTGCAAGAGTCAATTCAGTTTCAACACTATATTTCCGAGACCAATTAAAACCTCATTAAATTGTTGACTTAACTATGGCATGCCTACAGGTAAGGTAAGTCAAGTAATTCAACAATTGAATGCGATATCTCAGCTTACTCATCATCATAAATCAGCCTTGGCCTGATTTCAACTAGAGAGGACGGGTATATTGTAGTCTTGTTCATGTAAAAGAAAAACATTTCAagtttttaatttgacctttattttactaggcaagtcagttaagaacaaattcttattttcaa from Oncorhynchus masou masou isolate Uvic2021 chromosome 29, UVic_Omas_1.1, whole genome shotgun sequence harbors:
- the LOC135519073 gene encoding putative butyrophilin subfamily 2 member A3 isoform X2, giving the protein METYRTHIVMWTVLWLVEVFLCASAHLEPLQAIVGQNVLLQCPCKKRNERRDMKWQLEDHTTILHHSGSRNTTNIGEGYQNRVSLFQNEDKENCSLLLSGITVADNGMYKCFFQTETLVYIHITLHVIASYSVCMYQILDQASNGSGWGERFGVYQCKANGGYPKGQIHWKMGGHPLVNTSRRDETHLDNSTGLYSLSSILTMDRSQGEKLQCMVENTDQASKLNSTCKEKPVYIRESLLESPDKVAVAAGVSVSVVVTLVAGVLLVIFLLTRCHRRETLTRDTGERSVTQQLNMYEH
- the LOC135519073 gene encoding putative butyrophilin subfamily 2 member A3 isoform X1, with amino-acid sequence METYRTHIVMWTVLWLVEVFLCASAHLEPLQAIVGQNVLLQCPCKKRNERRDMKWQLEDHTTILHHSGSRNTTNIGEGYQNRVSLFQNEDKENCSLLLSGITVADNGMYKCFFQTETLVYIHITLHVIASYSVCMYQILDQASNGSGWGERFGVYQCKANGGYPKGQIHWKMGGHPLVNTSRRDETHLDNSTGLYSLSSILTMDRSQGEKLQCMVENTDQASKLNSTCKEKPVYIRESLLESPDKVAVAAGVSVSVVVTLVAGVLLVIFLLTRCHRRETLTQRDTGERSVTQQLNMYEH